The Chthoniobacterales bacterium genome includes a window with the following:
- a CDS encoding YajQ family cyclic di-GMP-binding protein: MPTFDIVSEVDRMEVKNALDHATKELSNRFDFKGVKATIELDPKSGSIKLTTDDGEHMKPLRTIVMEKLAKRGVDLRNVEAKDADISPLGHSRQELAIKQGLDGDKARTITQAIKAQGWKVQASLQDRKIRVTGAKRDDLQKVIGFLRSGDYGVALAFENFRD, translated from the coding sequence ATGCCGACGTTTGACATCGTCTCCGAAGTGGACCGCATGGAGGTGAAGAACGCCCTCGACCACGCCACGAAGGAACTCTCGAACCGCTTCGACTTCAAGGGCGTGAAGGCGACGATCGAACTCGATCCCAAGAGCGGCTCGATCAAGCTCACGACCGACGACGGCGAGCACATGAAGCCGCTGCGCACGATCGTCATGGAGAAGCTCGCCAAGCGCGGCGTCGACCTGCGCAACGTCGAGGCCAAGGATGCCGACATCTCGCCGCTCGGCCATTCTCGCCAGGAACTCGCCATCAAGCAGGGCCTCGACGGCGACAAGGCCAGGACGATCACCCAGGCCATCAAGGCCCAGGGCTGGAAGGTGCAGGCGTCTTTGCAGGATCGAAAAATCCGCGTGACCGGCGCCAAACGCGACGACCTCCAGAAGGTGATCGGGTTTCTTCGCAGCGGCGACTACGGCGTCGCGCTGGCGTTCGAAAACTTCCGCGACTGA
- a CDS encoding SpoIIE family protein phosphatase codes for MRFSLRAKILSLAALAGVLSLLAAVVVIWSIGYRQRVVEQGSRFQSEAGHVANTLHLLVDQEISSLEELLVLGNIAGDLSRIAPGSNAGVDVARLDKAWANLPLSAPEISTVLQNDLSVALRRFQSTNPSFAEILVTDEHGRLIAATGKASDYDQSDEDWWRQAMALRAGRALLTGLDYDESAGVFSLDISIPIPSANAGSPSGVMKAVLNISPIFASIPVFSPQSGVTSSVVRPDGDILLRASEHAPQPSGDRILPKAMEQLQSASSGWFVGPLRDNVTKMVGFASVHLSGIVNAEGAAQGPAIYLVIEEPARALLRPVLQRTLITLGVGSIFIIGCVLTGVWLIQRNLLTPIEILRTAAAAITTTASRPAVQSTPILQDSFRRISTIRTRDEMQELAQDFSTMAGRLLNYQSDLRREIGTKTAEIQRDLDLARDFQQAFLPHAYPRVPAVSAPGALSLNFCHIYQAASTVGGDFLDVVQLNDHCAGVLIADVMGHGTRSALVTAILRTILHGLATRTEDPAQFLGLLNQRFHDILKETDELIFVSVCYVILDTQAQTVRCASAGHPSPLVANRGTRELTALFEILRHNPALGLYSDSQYEVFARPLRDGDVLLLFTDGVIEAMNPSDEDFGITRLEAAVRENLDADLPSLTKSLLDRVLAFTDTQPPTDDICLLAAEAVASVRVRTPSPDSR; via the coding sequence ATGAGATTCAGCCTGCGAGCCAAGATTCTCAGCCTTGCCGCGCTCGCCGGCGTGCTGTCGCTGCTCGCCGCGGTCGTCGTCATCTGGTCGATCGGCTATCGTCAGCGAGTCGTCGAGCAGGGTTCCCGGTTCCAAAGCGAGGCCGGCCACGTGGCCAACACGCTGCACCTCCTCGTCGACCAGGAAATCAGCAGCCTCGAAGAACTGCTCGTCCTCGGCAACATCGCCGGCGACCTCTCCCGCATCGCCCCGGGCTCCAATGCCGGCGTCGATGTCGCCAGGCTCGACAAGGCGTGGGCGAACCTGCCGCTGTCCGCTCCCGAGATCTCCACCGTCCTTCAGAACGATCTCTCGGTGGCCCTGCGCCGGTTTCAAAGCACCAATCCCTCCTTCGCCGAGATCCTTGTCACCGACGAGCACGGCCGGCTGATCGCCGCGACGGGAAAGGCGAGCGACTACGACCAGTCCGACGAAGACTGGTGGCGGCAGGCCATGGCGCTCCGCGCCGGGCGGGCGCTTCTCACGGGGCTCGATTACGATGAAAGCGCGGGCGTTTTCTCCCTCGATATCTCGATCCCGATTCCCTCCGCCAACGCAGGCAGCCCGTCCGGGGTGATGAAGGCCGTTCTGAATATCTCGCCCATTTTCGCGAGCATTCCGGTGTTTTCCCCGCAATCCGGCGTCACCAGCTCCGTGGTGCGCCCCGACGGCGACATTCTCCTGCGCGCTTCCGAGCACGCTCCCCAACCCTCCGGCGATCGGATTCTTCCAAAGGCCATGGAGCAGCTCCAGTCCGCATCCTCCGGCTGGTTCGTTGGCCCCCTTCGCGATAACGTCACCAAAATGGTCGGCTTTGCCTCGGTGCATCTCTCCGGCATCGTCAACGCCGAGGGCGCCGCCCAGGGACCCGCCATCTATCTCGTCATCGAAGAGCCCGCCCGCGCTCTGCTCAGACCCGTTCTGCAGCGCACCCTCATCACTCTCGGCGTGGGTTCCATCTTTATCATTGGTTGCGTGCTCACGGGCGTCTGGCTCATCCAGCGCAACCTGCTCACGCCCATTGAAATTCTTCGCACCGCCGCTGCGGCGATCACGACCACAGCCAGCCGCCCCGCCGTGCAATCCACGCCGATCCTTCAGGATTCCTTCCGTCGCATTTCCACCATCCGCACCCGCGACGAAATGCAGGAACTCGCGCAGGACTTCTCCACCATGGCCGGGCGGTTACTCAATTACCAAAGTGATCTCCGGCGCGAGATCGGCACGAAGACGGCGGAAATTCAGCGCGATCTCGATCTTGCCCGCGACTTCCAGCAGGCCTTCCTTCCGCACGCCTATCCCCGCGTGCCCGCCGTCAGTGCACCGGGCGCTCTTTCGCTGAACTTCTGCCACATCTACCAGGCAGCCTCCACCGTGGGCGGCGACTTCCTCGATGTGGTTCAGCTCAACGACCATTGCGCCGGCGTCCTCATCGCCGACGTCATGGGACACGGCACCCGCTCCGCTCTTGTCACCGCCATCCTCCGCACGATCCTTCACGGCCTCGCGACCCGCACCGAAGATCCCGCCCAGTTCCTCGGCCTGCTCAACCAGCGCTTCCACGACATCCTCAAGGAAACCGACGAGCTCATCTTCGTTTCCGTCTGCTACGTCATCCTCGACACGCAGGCGCAGACCGTGCGTTGCGCCTCCGCCGGTCATCCGAGTCCGCTCGTCGCCAATCGCGGCACCCGTGAGCTCACCGCGCTGTTCGAAATCCTCCGCCACAATCCCGCCCTCGGCCTCTATTCCGACAGCCAATACGAGGTCTTCGCCCGGCCGCTGCGCGACGGCGACGTCCTGCTGCTTTTCACCGACGGCGTCATCGAGGCCATGAACCCCTCCGACGAAGATTTCGGAATTACCCGACTGGAAGCGGCCGTGCGCGAGAATCTCGACGCCGACCTCCCCTCTCTCACGAAGTCCCTGCTCGACCGCGTGCTCGCCTTCACCGACACCCAGCCCCCCACCGACGACATTTGCCTGCTCGCCGCCGAGGCTGTCGCCTCGGTGCGGGTGCGCACCCCGTCACCGGATTCCCGCTAG
- a CDS encoding SprT family zinc-dependent metalloprotease, which translates to MSPAPRQLAFNFGRDLLRQINLLPRLTAAAIAPRQRARTETALRRDPILEEVARMLVKRVGCHRLAKELSVLWNPRMRTTAGVACFRTKRVILNPKLIEISAGEVQRTLRHELAHLVAHARAGRRRITAHGPEWQQACADLGIPDEKRCHELPFKSRRMTRRFFYQCPECLTVMARVRAVKSRVACIKCCRKHNDGKYHERFRFREIAEPGDRIAA; encoded by the coding sequence ATGAGTCCCGCACCCCGCCAGCTTGCCTTCAATTTCGGCCGCGACCTCCTGCGGCAGATCAATCTGCTGCCCCGGCTTACCGCGGCGGCCATTGCGCCGCGCCAGCGTGCCCGCACGGAGACCGCTCTGCGCCGCGACCCCATTCTCGAAGAAGTCGCCCGCATGCTCGTGAAACGCGTCGGCTGCCACCGCCTCGCGAAGGAACTCTCCGTGCTCTGGAATCCCCGCATGCGCACCACGGCCGGCGTCGCCTGTTTCCGCACGAAACGAGTGATCCTGAATCCGAAGCTCATCGAAATTTCCGCCGGGGAAGTGCAACGCACCCTGCGCCACGAACTGGCGCACCTCGTCGCCCATGCACGGGCCGGTCGTCGCCGGATCACGGCACACGGACCGGAGTGGCAGCAGGCCTGCGCCGATCTCGGAATTCCCGACGAAAAGCGCTGCCACGAGCTCCCTTTCAAATCCCGTCGGATGACGCGCCGGTTTTTCTACCAGTGCCCCGAGTGCCTCACCGTGATGGCCCGCGTGCGCGCCGTGAAATCGCGCGTCGCCTGCATCAAGTGCTGTCGCAAGCACAACGACGGAAAATACCACGAGCGGTTCCGCTTTCGGGAGATCGCCGAGCCCGGCGACCGGATCGCGGCCTGA
- a CDS encoding prolipoprotein diacylglyceryl transferase family protein, which translates to MALLAAISLSGWFWFRLARRDHRLFLLYLGALFGALAGAKLGWFFAEGWQMLGASQFWLALVTGKTILGGLLGGYFTVEILKRALGYQAPTGDWFATVVPLGIALGRIGCLRAGCCLGAPWNGVCALPDRASILRWPAVPMEIGFNLLAAGIFFGMRRRGILPGQHFHLYLIAYGTFRFLHEFVRDTPRAFGGLTGYQILALACVATGAIGFVRRAAVDQSRKFSNASATP; encoded by the coding sequence GTGGCTCTGCTTGCCGCGATCTCTCTCTCCGGCTGGTTCTGGTTTCGCCTGGCGCGTCGCGATCATCGGCTCTTCCTGCTTTACCTCGGTGCGTTGTTCGGAGCCCTCGCCGGTGCGAAGCTCGGCTGGTTCTTTGCGGAAGGCTGGCAAATGCTCGGCGCGTCGCAGTTCTGGCTCGCCCTCGTCACCGGCAAAACCATTCTGGGGGGGCTGCTCGGCGGCTACTTCACCGTGGAGATTCTCAAGCGCGCGCTCGGCTACCAGGCGCCGACTGGCGATTGGTTTGCCACGGTGGTCCCTCTCGGCATTGCGCTCGGGCGCATTGGCTGTTTGCGCGCCGGCTGTTGTCTGGGGGCGCCGTGGAATGGGGTCTGTGCGCTGCCGGATCGCGCCAGCATTCTGCGCTGGCCGGCGGTGCCGATGGAAATTGGCTTCAATCTTCTCGCGGCCGGGATTTTTTTCGGAATGCGACGACGGGGGATTTTGCCAGGCCAGCATTTTCACCTCTACCTCATCGCCTACGGAACGTTTCGCTTCCTGCACGAATTTGTCCGCGACACGCCGCGCGCGTTTGGCGGGCTCACCGGCTATCAGATCCTCGCGCTGGCGTGTGTCGCCACGGGCGCAATCGGGTTCGTGCGGCGGGCGGCCGTCGATCAGTCGCGGAAGTTTTCGAACGCCAGCGCGACGCCGTAG
- a CDS encoding Spx/MgsR family RNA polymerase-binding regulatory protein yields MLKFYAYAKCDTCRKALKFLRSTEIAFEEIAIRETPPTKPEFRAMLAAHDGQLRKLFNTSGGDYKALGLSAKLPGLDVEEALDLLAGNGNLVKRPFALSDDVHLVGFDEARWRAALA; encoded by the coding sequence ATGCTCAAGTTCTACGCCTACGCGAAGTGCGACACCTGCCGAAAGGCGCTGAAGTTTCTGCGGTCAACCGAGATCGCCTTTGAGGAAATCGCCATTCGCGAGACGCCGCCCACGAAGCCCGAGTTCCGCGCCATGCTCGCCGCGCACGACGGCCAACTTCGCAAGCTCTTCAACACCTCCGGCGGCGACTACAAGGCCCTGGGCTTGTCCGCAAAACTTCCCGGCCTCGATGTCGAGGAAGCTCTCGACCTGCTCGCCGGGAACGGGAACCTCGTGAAACGTCCGTTTGCCCTCAGCGACGACGTTCACCTCGTCGGATTCGACGAGGCGCGCTGGCGCGCGGCGCTGGCGTGA
- a CDS encoding UbiA family prenyltransferase: protein MIERGLFLLKASRPGLWFQTLWLYTLPLATSHRVGDAAFWLGFAFVLLPLNLLVYGWNDLVDRETDAINPRKDSYLFGARGTPAQLATLPLAIAAINAPFFLVFVILRGGIMAAILAGMVLTVALYNLPRHGLRGRPPLELLNQFGYLLILPFAIVLNDVPPLPWQSVAYLALFCTHAHLMGEIMDVTPDREAGRRTTATVLGIIPVKLICLVLVLAEAFLLWIVFRDHVLGTFLLLGAGWLVFDLFAFRDRSYSQSQFLLFGAGLNLSGFASMAWVWATGTLTRLP, encoded by the coding sequence GTGATCGAGCGCGGGCTTTTTCTTCTCAAGGCCTCCCGCCCGGGCCTGTGGTTTCAGACGCTCTGGCTTTACACGCTTCCCCTCGCGACCTCGCATCGCGTGGGCGACGCCGCCTTCTGGCTCGGCTTCGCCTTCGTCCTGCTCCCGCTCAACCTCCTCGTCTACGGCTGGAACGATCTGGTCGATCGCGAGACCGACGCGATCAATCCCCGGAAGGATAGCTATCTTTTCGGTGCGCGCGGCACGCCGGCGCAACTCGCGACTCTGCCGCTCGCCATCGCGGCCATCAACGCCCCGTTCTTCCTCGTCTTCGTGATCCTGCGAGGCGGCATCATGGCCGCCATCCTCGCCGGCATGGTGCTCACGGTTGCGCTCTACAATCTCCCGCGGCACGGATTGCGCGGCCGTCCTCCGCTCGAGCTGCTCAACCAGTTCGGCTACCTGCTCATTCTCCCGTTCGCGATCGTTCTGAACGATGTTCCCCCGCTTCCCTGGCAATCCGTCGCCTACCTCGCGCTATTCTGCACCCACGCCCATCTCATGGGCGAGATCATGGACGTCACTCCCGATCGTGAGGCTGGCCGCCGCACCACCGCGACCGTTCTCGGCATCATCCCGGTCAAACTCATCTGCCTGGTCCTCGTTCTCGCGGAGGCGTTCCTCCTGTGGATCGTCTTTCGTGATCACGTCCTCGGCACCTTCCTCCTGCTCGGCGCGGGCTGGCTCGTCTTCGATCTGTTCGCCTTCCGCGATCGCTCGTATTCCCAAAGCCAGTTCCTGCTCTTCGGCGCGGGACTCAACCTCTCCGGCTTTGCGAGCATGGCGTGGGTCTGGGCCACCGGCACCCTCACCCGTCTGCCTTGA
- a CDS encoding radical SAM protein — MSAPIPIPVLTELKRTRGRCPVCLADCPAVVVRRDGAVFMRRRCDEHGVTETRIATDARFYWLAQGDPENSCCSPGSACCASDDGNPGTLGRNASGRGEGPFEKLATCLALIEIVESCNLACPVCYADSPHESAVKAAPLEKIKARIEGVIARKGEIDILQLSGGEPTLHPQFLELLAWAQAHPGIRYVLVNTNGVRLARDDEFLAGMAEAAARKHIQVYLQFDGTLADGQRELRGADLRALRERALERCEAIGLPVTLAMTVTRANLGNLWATAEFGLRYPHVRGVSYQPFFTSGRRSVIEAATHEPINTADVILSLIEHSGGKLGPSDFTPLPCGDPNCATIGYLLRLEGEVRSVSEFVDFHAVQDFLRDKVRYSLEDLTRCGCENEPLGDLLRQFELDESNAFRLFVKPFMDAFTWDQDRIDRCCTHVIREDGKLDSFCRYYSGFPGTCCAP; from the coding sequence ATGAGCGCTCCGATCCCCATTCCGGTTCTGACCGAACTCAAGCGCACCCGGGGCCGCTGCCCGGTATGCCTCGCGGATTGCCCGGCGGTCGTCGTTCGCCGTGACGGTGCCGTTTTCATGCGCCGCAGATGCGATGAGCACGGCGTGACGGAAACTCGCATCGCCACCGACGCCCGTTTTTACTGGCTTGCGCAGGGCGATCCCGAAAACTCGTGCTGCTCGCCCGGCTCCGCGTGCTGCGCCTCCGATGACGGCAATCCCGGCACGCTCGGCCGCAATGCCTCCGGGCGCGGCGAGGGGCCGTTCGAGAAGCTCGCCACCTGTCTCGCGCTCATCGAAATTGTCGAGTCCTGCAATCTCGCCTGCCCCGTGTGCTATGCGGACTCGCCGCACGAGAGTGCCGTGAAGGCCGCTCCCCTCGAGAAGATCAAGGCGCGCATCGAGGGGGTGATCGCCCGGAAAGGCGAGATCGACATTCTTCAGCTTTCCGGTGGCGAGCCCACGCTCCATCCGCAATTCCTCGAACTTCTCGCCTGGGCGCAGGCGCATCCCGGTATTCGCTATGTGCTGGTGAATACGAATGGCGTGCGCCTCGCGCGTGACGACGAGTTTCTCGCCGGCATGGCCGAAGCCGCCGCGAGGAAGCACATCCAGGTCTATCTTCAGTTCGATGGCACGCTTGCCGACGGCCAGCGGGAATTGCGCGGTGCGGATCTCCGGGCCTTGCGGGAGCGGGCGCTGGAACGCTGCGAGGCGATCGGGCTCCCGGTCACGCTGGCCATGACGGTCACGCGCGCCAACCTTGGCAACCTTTGGGCGACCGCGGAATTCGGCCTGCGCTATCCGCACGTGCGCGGCGTCAGCTACCAACCGTTCTTCACGAGCGGCCGCCGTTCCGTGATCGAGGCCGCCACGCACGAGCCGATCAATACGGCGGACGTGATCCTGTCGCTCATCGAGCACTCCGGCGGAAAGCTCGGCCCCTCGGACTTCACGCCGCTGCCGTGCGGCGATCCCAATTGCGCCACGATCGGCTATCTCCTCCGGCTCGAGGGCGAAGTGCGCTCGGTGAGCGAGTTCGTGGATTTTCACGCCGTGCAGGATTTTCTTCGCGACAAGGTGCGCTATTCGCTCGAGGACCTCACGCGCTGCGGCTGTGAGAACGAGCCGCTGGGAGATTTGCTGCGCCAGTTCGAGCTCGATGAGTCCAATGCCTTCCGCCTGTTCGTGAAGCCGTTCATGGACGCCTTTACGTGGGATCAGGACCGCATCGATCGCTGCTGCACGCACGTCATCCGCGAGGATGGCAAACTCGACTCCTTCTGCCGCTACTACTCGGGCTTCCCCGGCACCTGCTGCGCGCCGTGA
- a CDS encoding TatD family hydrolase translates to MLIDTHAHLDYPDFADDLDGVIARAREAGVTRIITIGTGVESSRRAVALAERFDNIFAVVGLHPTNVLDEPGDFLPALRELAAHPKVAAIGETGLDYHRLPSESLTTSPAIAAMQAEVPEDAQAAVMDGAYKAAQADAFRAQLDLAAELGLNVVIHQRSAWDDTIELLRPYTGRLRGVFHCFGNLPEQAAEIAAMGHLVSFTGIITFKNAALVREVAAAAPADGYMVETDCPYLAPVPHRGSRCEPAHTRLVAEKVAEVRGISLEELATVTTRTAEAFFRLR, encoded by the coding sequence ATGCTCATCGACACCCACGCGCACCTTGACTACCCCGACTTTGCGGACGATCTCGACGGCGTGATCGCCCGGGCTCGCGAGGCCGGCGTCACCCGCATCATCACCATCGGCACCGGCGTCGAGAGCAGCCGTCGCGCCGTCGCGCTGGCCGAGCGTTTCGACAATATCTTCGCCGTCGTGGGTCTCCATCCCACGAACGTCCTCGACGAGCCCGGAGACTTCCTTCCCGCGCTGCGCGAACTCGCCGCCCACCCGAAAGTTGCCGCCATTGGCGAGACCGGCCTCGATTACCACCGCCTCCCGAGCGAATCCCTCACGACCTCTCCCGCCATCGCCGCGATGCAGGCCGAGGTTCCCGAAGACGCGCAGGCCGCCGTGATGGACGGCGCCTACAAGGCCGCCCAGGCCGACGCCTTTCGCGCCCAGCTCGACCTCGCCGCGGAACTCGGCCTGAACGTCGTGATCCACCAGCGTAGCGCGTGGGACGACACGATCGAGCTCCTCCGCCCCTACACCGGCCGCCTGCGCGGCGTCTTCCATTGCTTCGGAAATCTGCCCGAGCAGGCCGCGGAGATCGCCGCCATGGGGCATCTCGTCTCCTTCACCGGCATTATCACATTCAAGAATGCCGCCCTCGTGCGCGAGGTCGCCGCCGCCGCGCCGGCCGATGGCTACATGGTCGAGACCGACTGCCCGTATCTCGCGCCCGTCCCGCACCGCGGCTCGCGCTGCGAACCGGCGCACACCCGGCTCGTCGCCGAAAAAGTCGCCGAGGTCCGCGGCATCTCGCTCGAGGAACTTGCCACCGTCACCACCCGCACGGCCGAGGCATTTTTCCGTCTTCGCTAA
- a CDS encoding peptidoglycan-binding domain-containing protein yields the protein MKTRVLLFAAALLLVSITASQAGGRCGPGWGGGPRFYGGWGWGGGYCGPAFGVAFAAPVVVYRPAPVYYYAAPVYVASQASLVRAQAQLSRLGYYRGEVDGSFGPLTSSALRRYQADYGLPITGRLDRATLDTLGA from the coding sequence ATGAAAACCCGGGTGCTTCTCTTCGCTGCCGCGCTCCTTCTTGTCTCCATCACCGCCTCGCAGGCGGGCGGACGCTGCGGTCCCGGCTGGGGCGGCGGCCCTCGATTTTACGGCGGTTGGGGCTGGGGCGGTGGCTACTGCGGCCCGGCGTTCGGCGTCGCCTTTGCGGCGCCCGTCGTCGTTTACCGACCCGCTCCGGTCTACTACTACGCCGCGCCCGTCTACGTCGCCAGTCAGGCCTCACTCGTCCGGGCCCAGGCGCAACTTTCCCGCCTCGGCTATTACCGCGGCGAGGTCGACGGCTCCTTCGGCCCGCTCACGAGCAGCGCCCTGCGCCGCTATCAGGCCGACTACGGCCTCCCCATCACCGGTCGACTCGACCGCGCGACGCTCGACACGCTGGGCGCCTGA
- a CDS encoding beta-ketoacyl-ACP synthase III, with translation MKKSPRTRSQQPNRTVSIIGTGSYVPERVVTNADLEKLVETSDEWITSRTGIKERRIAAAQEHTSHMAAKAAERAMEQAGVTAEEIDLIIIGTITPDTFTPATACHVQRILGAKNAACFDISAACSGFLYAVEIAQQFIANHTCNTVLVIGADKLSTIMDWQDRNTCVLFGDGAGAAVLRYRAGSHGVITTYMASDGNYGDILHVPGGGCAIPTTPENASQKLSTLKMNGRETFKQAVLSMGAAATKALEQSGLTPDDLTCIIPHQANMRIIEALADRMKLPLEKFHVNLDRYGNTSAAAVAIALDEANRGGRFVEGDYILLVVFGGGLTYASSVIQW, from the coding sequence ATGAAAAAGTCTCCGCGGACGCGGTCCCAGCAGCCTAACCGCACCGTCTCCATCATCGGCACGGGCAGTTACGTGCCCGAGCGCGTCGTCACCAACGCCGACCTCGAGAAGCTCGTCGAAACGAGCGATGAATGGATCACCAGCCGGACCGGCATCAAGGAGCGTCGCATCGCCGCCGCGCAGGAGCACACCAGCCACATGGCGGCAAAGGCCGCCGAGCGGGCGATGGAGCAGGCCGGCGTCACCGCCGAGGAGATCGATCTCATCATCATCGGCACGATCACGCCGGACACCTTTACACCCGCCACCGCCTGCCACGTGCAGCGCATCCTTGGCGCGAAAAACGCCGCCTGTTTCGACATCTCGGCCGCCTGCTCCGGCTTTCTCTACGCCGTGGAGATCGCCCAGCAGTTCATCGCGAATCACACCTGCAACACCGTTCTCGTGATCGGTGCCGACAAGCTGAGCACGATCATGGACTGGCAGGATCGCAACACCTGCGTGCTCTTTGGCGACGGCGCCGGCGCCGCGGTTCTTCGCTATCGAGCGGGGTCGCACGGCGTCATCACGACCTACATGGCCAGCGACGGCAACTACGGCGACATCCTGCATGTTCCGGGCGGCGGCTGCGCCATCCCGACCACGCCGGAAAACGCCAGCCAGAAGCTGAGCACTCTCAAGATGAACGGCCGCGAGACATTCAAGCAGGCCGTCCTCTCGATGGGCGCCGCGGCGACGAAGGCGCTCGAACAATCCGGCCTCACGCCGGACGACCTCACCTGCATCATTCCCCACCAGGCGAACATGCGCATCATCGAAGCGCTCGCCGACCGGATGAAACTTCCGCTCGAGAAATTCCACGTGAATCTCGACCGTTACGGCAACACCTCCGCGGCCGCCGTGGCCATCGCCCTCGATGAAGCCAATCGCGGAGGCCGCTTCGTGGAAGGCGACTACATCCTTCTCGTCGTTTTCGGAGGCGGCCTCACTTACGCAAGCAGCGTCATCCAGTGGTAG
- a CDS encoding ROK family protein encodes MKLLGIDIGGTGIKGAPVDVETGTLLAERFRIPTPQPSLPNAVADVVGQIAAHFDYQGPTGVTFPAIVKKGVIFSAANVDKSWIGTNANELFSSHVGGPAEVVNDADAAGIAEMRFGAGRDRGGVVIMLTLGTGIGSAIFLDGKLLPNSEFGHLKMRGKDAEKRCSEKVREDKKLTWKAWSKHFSQYLNELELLFSPDLFIIGGGASKKASKFLPFLTTKTEVLIVPAQMQNEAGIIGAAYLARHLV; translated from the coding sequence ATGAAGCTGCTCGGCATCGACATTGGAGGCACCGGCATCAAAGGCGCGCCGGTGGACGTGGAAACCGGCACCCTCCTCGCAGAACGCTTCCGAATTCCCACGCCGCAGCCCTCGCTGCCAAACGCCGTCGCCGACGTCGTCGGCCAGATCGCCGCGCATTTCGATTACCAAGGCCCGACCGGCGTCACCTTCCCCGCCATCGTCAAGAAAGGCGTCATTTTCTCGGCCGCGAACGTCGATAAATCCTGGATCGGCACCAACGCAAACGAACTTTTTTCCTCGCACGTGGGCGGTCCGGCGGAAGTCGTGAACGACGCCGATGCCGCAGGCATTGCGGAGATGCGCTTCGGCGCCGGGCGCGATCGCGGGGGCGTCGTCATCATGCTCACGCTCGGCACCGGCATCGGCTCTGCCATTTTCCTCGACGGCAAACTCCTGCCGAACTCGGAATTTGGTCACCTCAAGATGCGCGGCAAGGACGCCGAGAAACGCTGCTCGGAAAAAGTGCGCGAGGACAAGAAGCTCACGTGGAAAGCCTGGTCGAAGCACTTCAGCCAGTATCTCAACGAGCTCGAGCTCCTCTTCTCGCCCGACCTTTTCATCATCGGCGGCGGCGCAAGCAAGAAGGCCTCGAAATTTCTGCCCTTCCTCACGACGAAGACCGAGGTGCTCATCGTCCCGGCGCAGATGCAGAACGAAGCCGGCATCATCGGCGCTGCCTATCTCGCCCGGCACCTCGTCTGA